In the Perca flavescens isolate YP-PL-M2 chromosome 20, PFLA_1.0, whole genome shotgun sequence genome, one interval contains:
- the eml1 gene encoding echinoderm microtubule-associated protein-like 1 isoform X8 has protein sequence MEDGFSSYSSLYDTSSLLQFCNDDSASASSSMEVTDRIASLEQRVQMQEDEIHLLKAALADVVRRLNLSEEQQAIGSRRGPTKARPMIATLPLRPTVNNGTILPKKGSRTLPSPSGSGSRKDSSTTASKSTVRRANSNEHVGTLTRRDSGDAKGNRTRAGSTGSNSSGKRSDSKQREPVFNAGMRRVTHCKEEGYVKMYLKGRPITMYMPKDQVDSYCLEARADLPSNKLKLDWVYGYRGRDCRSNLYLLPTGETVYFIASVVVLFNVDEQLQRHYTGHTDDIKCLAVHPDKITIATGQVAGTSSDGKQLAPHVRVWDSVSLNTLHVLGTGFFDRALVCLAFSKSNGGNTLCVVDDSNDHVLSVWDWQREDRLAEVKCSNESVFAADFHPTDSNIVVTCGKSHLYFWNLEKGVLVKKQGLFEKQEKPKFVLCVTFAENGDAITGDSSGNILVWGKGTNRISHVIQGAHEGSIFALCMLRNGTLVSGGKDRRLVSWDSSYQQIQTVEVPELFGPIRTIAEGRGETVLIGTTKHFVLQGSLDGEFMPITQGHTDELWGLAVHPWKPQFLTCGYDGQVCLWDSSSHQLIWTKSMEDAAQSAGFHPSGAVVAIGTQTGRWLVLDTDSKDLVTMHTDGNEQLSVMCYGPDGNFLAIGSHDNYIYIYAVAENGRKYSRVGKCSGHSSFITHLDWSVDSQYLVSNSGDYEILYWIPSVCKQVVSVETTRDIEWATHTCTLGFQVFGLWPDGSDGTDINAVCRSSDKSLLVTGDDFGKVHLFSYPCSQFRAHSHVYGGHSSHVTNVTFLYDDGYVVSTGGKDMSVMQWRIV, from the exons ATGACAGTGCGTCAGCATCCAGCAGTATGGAGGTCACCGACCGCATCGCCTCCCTGGAGCAGAGGGTCCAGATGCAGGAGGACGAGATTCACCTGCTTAAGGCTGCTCTGGCCGACGTTGTGCGCAGGCTCAACCTGTCCGAGGAGCAGCAGGCCATAGGCTCACGCAGAGGACCCACCAAAG CCAGGCCAATGATTGCCACTCTGCCGTTACGACCAACAGTCAACAACGGGACCATCCTACCAAAGAAAGGCAGCCGCACTCTGCCCTCCCCATCTGGATCTGGATCCAGAAAGGACTCCAGCACAACAGCCAGCAAGAG CACTGTGAGGAGAGCCAACTCAAACGAACATGTGGGAACTCTTACGCGGAGAGATTCAGGCGACGCCAAGGGCAACCGAACTCGCGCCGGATCCACCGGCAGCAATTCCAGCGGCAAACGAAGTGACAG CAAACAGAGGGAGCCAGTGTTCAATGCAG GGATGCGACGTGTGACCCACTGCAAAG AGGAAGGTTATGTGAAAATGTACTTGAAGGGTCGTCCCATCACCATGTACATGCCCAAAGACCAGGTGGATAGCTACTGCCTGGAGGCCAGAGCCGACCTGCCCAGCAACAAACTCAAACTGGACTGGGT TTATGGTTACCGCGGTCGAGACTGTCGCTCCAACCTTTACTTGTTGCCCACTGGAGAAACGGTGTACTTCATCGCCTCAGTGGTCGTCCTGTTCAACGTGGACGAGCAGCTGCAGAGACACTACACCGGACACACGGATGACATCAAATG CCTGGCCGTCCACCCCGATAAAATCACCATAGCAACCGGTCAGGTGGCGGGTACCTCTTCGGATGGAAAA CAGCTGGCTCCTCATGTCCGTGTGTGGGACTCTGTCAGCCTCAACACACTCCATGTTCTAGGTACAGGCTTCTTCGACCGAGCCTTGGTCTGCCTGGCCTTCTCCAAGTCG AATGGAGGAAATACATTGTGTGTCGTAGACGACTCCAATGACCACGTCCTCTCCGTCTGGGACTGGCAGAGAGAGGACAGACTGGCTGAGGTCAag TGCTCCAACGAGTCAGTGTTTGCTGCAGACTTCCACCCGACAGACAGCAATATCGTAGTGACCTGCGGCAAGTCCCATCTCTATTTCTGGAACCTGGAGAAAGGTGTACTGGTCAAGAAGCAAGGACTGTTTGAG AAACAAGAGAAGCCcaagtttgtgttgtgtgtgaccTTTGCAGAAAATGGAGACGCCATCACAGGAGACTCAAGTGGGAACATCCTGGTGTGGGGAAAAG GCACTAATCGTATCAGCCACGTCATCCAAGGAGCTCACGAGGGCAGCATCTTTGCTCTGTGCATGCTGAGGAACGGCACGCTGGTGTCTGGAGGGAAAGACCGCAGGCTCGTCTCCTGGGACAGCAGCTATCAGCAGATACAAACAGTGGAG GTGCCTGAGTTGTTTGGTCCCATCCGGACCATAGCAGAGGGCAGAGGGGAGACTGTGCTCATCGGTACCACCAAGCACTTTGTTTTGCAAGGCAGTTTGGATGGAGAATTCATGCCTATTACGCAG GGTCACACTGACGAGTTGTGGGGTCTGGCTGTCCACCCCTGGAAGCCTCAGTTCCTCACCTGTGGTTATGACGGGCAGGTCTGCCTGTGGGACTCAAGTTCCCATCAGCTCATCTGGACCAAGAGTATGGAA GATGCTGCCCAATCAGCAGGCTTCCACCCGTCCGGAGCTGTGGTTGCCATAGGAACCCAGACTGGCAG GTGGCTCGTACTGGACACGGACTCTAAGGATCTTGTCACAATGCACACGGATGGGAATGAACAGCTGTCTGTTATGTGTTACGGGCCAG atgGTAACTTCCTGGCCATCGGTTCCCACGACAACTACATCTATATCTATGCTGTGGCGGAAAATGGGAGGAAGTACAGCCGAGTGGGGAAGTGCTCG GGTCATTCAAGTTTCATCACCCATCTGGACTGGTCAGTGGACTCCCAGTACCTGGTATCAAATTCAGGGGACTATGAGATACTGTATT GGATCCCATCAGTGTGTAAGCAGGTGGTCAGTGTGGAGACCACCAGAGATATCGAGTGGGCCACCCACACCTGCACTCTGGGCTTCCAGGTCTTTG GCTTGTGGCCCGACGGCTCAGATGGCACGGACATCAACGCTGTCTGCAGGTCCAGTGATAAGAGCCTCCTGGTTACCGGAGACGACTTTGGGAAGGTCCACCTATTCTCATACCCCTGTTCACAGTTCAGG GCTCACAGCCATGTTTACGGCGGCCACAGCAGTCACGTGACCAACGTGACCTTCCTGTATGACGACGGCTACGTGGTGTCAACTGGAGGGAAGGACATGAGCGTGATGCAGTGGAGGATAGTCTGA
- the eml1 gene encoding echinoderm microtubule-associated protein-like 1 isoform X1 — MEDGFSSYSSLYDTSSLLQFCNDDSASASSSMEVTDRIASLEQRVQMQEDEIHLLKAALADVVRRLNLSEEQQAIGSRRGPTKGPALMRKSPSADSNVGKPARPMIATLPLRPTVNNGTILPKKGSRTLPSPSGSGSRKDSSTTASKSLSYLPLSTRILYLPLSTVRRANSNEHVGTLTRRDSGDAKGNRTRAGSTGSNSSGKRSDSKQREPVFNAGMRRVTHCKEEGYVKMYLKGRPITMYMPKDQVDSYCLEARADLPSNKLKLDWVYGYRGRDCRSNLYLLPTGETVYFIASVVVLFNVDEQLQRHYTGHTDDIKCLAVHPDKITIATGQVAGTSSDGKQLAPHVRVWDSVSLNTLHVLGTGFFDRALVCLAFSKSNGGNTLCVVDDSNDHVLSVWDWQREDRLAEVKCSNESVFAADFHPTDSNIVVTCGKSHLYFWNLEKGVLVKKQGLFEKQEKPKFVLCVTFAENGDAITGDSSGNILVWGKGTNRISHVIQGAHEGSIFALCMLRNGTLVSGGKDRRLVSWDSSYQQIQTVEVPELFGPIRTIAEGRGETVLIGTTKHFVLQGSLDGEFMPITQGHTDELWGLAVHPWKPQFLTCGYDGQVCLWDSSSHQLIWTKSMEDAAQSAGFHPSGAVVAIGTQTGRWLVLDTDSKDLVTMHTDGNEQLSVMCYGPDGNFLAIGSHDNYIYIYAVAENGRKYSRVGKCSGHSSFITHLDWSVDSQYLVSNSGDYEILYWIPSVCKQVVSVETTRDIEWATHTCTLGFQVFGLWPDGSDGTDINAVCRSSDKSLLVTGDDFGKVHLFSYPCSQFRAHSHVYGGHSSHVTNVTFLYDDGYVVSTGGKDMSVMQWRIV, encoded by the exons ATGACAGTGCGTCAGCATCCAGCAGTATGGAGGTCACCGACCGCATCGCCTCCCTGGAGCAGAGGGTCCAGATGCAGGAGGACGAGATTCACCTGCTTAAGGCTGCTCTGGCCGACGTTGTGCGCAGGCTCAACCTGTCCGAGGAGCAGCAGGCCATAGGCTCACGCAGAGGACCCACCAAAG GCCCTGCTTTGATGAGAAAGTCTCCGTCAGCAGACAGCAATGTTGGGAAGCCAG CCAGGCCAATGATTGCCACTCTGCCGTTACGACCAACAGTCAACAACGGGACCATCCTACCAAAGAAAGGCAGCCGCACTCTGCCCTCCCCATCTGGATCTGGATCCAGAAAGGACTCCAGCACAACAGCCAGCAAGAG TTTGTCCTATCTGCCTCTCTCTACCAGAATCCTCTACCTGCCTCTTAG CACTGTGAGGAGAGCCAACTCAAACGAACATGTGGGAACTCTTACGCGGAGAGATTCAGGCGACGCCAAGGGCAACCGAACTCGCGCCGGATCCACCGGCAGCAATTCCAGCGGCAAACGAAGTGACAG CAAACAGAGGGAGCCAGTGTTCAATGCAG GGATGCGACGTGTGACCCACTGCAAAG AGGAAGGTTATGTGAAAATGTACTTGAAGGGTCGTCCCATCACCATGTACATGCCCAAAGACCAGGTGGATAGCTACTGCCTGGAGGCCAGAGCCGACCTGCCCAGCAACAAACTCAAACTGGACTGGGT TTATGGTTACCGCGGTCGAGACTGTCGCTCCAACCTTTACTTGTTGCCCACTGGAGAAACGGTGTACTTCATCGCCTCAGTGGTCGTCCTGTTCAACGTGGACGAGCAGCTGCAGAGACACTACACCGGACACACGGATGACATCAAATG CCTGGCCGTCCACCCCGATAAAATCACCATAGCAACCGGTCAGGTGGCGGGTACCTCTTCGGATGGAAAA CAGCTGGCTCCTCATGTCCGTGTGTGGGACTCTGTCAGCCTCAACACACTCCATGTTCTAGGTACAGGCTTCTTCGACCGAGCCTTGGTCTGCCTGGCCTTCTCCAAGTCG AATGGAGGAAATACATTGTGTGTCGTAGACGACTCCAATGACCACGTCCTCTCCGTCTGGGACTGGCAGAGAGAGGACAGACTGGCTGAGGTCAag TGCTCCAACGAGTCAGTGTTTGCTGCAGACTTCCACCCGACAGACAGCAATATCGTAGTGACCTGCGGCAAGTCCCATCTCTATTTCTGGAACCTGGAGAAAGGTGTACTGGTCAAGAAGCAAGGACTGTTTGAG AAACAAGAGAAGCCcaagtttgtgttgtgtgtgaccTTTGCAGAAAATGGAGACGCCATCACAGGAGACTCAAGTGGGAACATCCTGGTGTGGGGAAAAG GCACTAATCGTATCAGCCACGTCATCCAAGGAGCTCACGAGGGCAGCATCTTTGCTCTGTGCATGCTGAGGAACGGCACGCTGGTGTCTGGAGGGAAAGACCGCAGGCTCGTCTCCTGGGACAGCAGCTATCAGCAGATACAAACAGTGGAG GTGCCTGAGTTGTTTGGTCCCATCCGGACCATAGCAGAGGGCAGAGGGGAGACTGTGCTCATCGGTACCACCAAGCACTTTGTTTTGCAAGGCAGTTTGGATGGAGAATTCATGCCTATTACGCAG GGTCACACTGACGAGTTGTGGGGTCTGGCTGTCCACCCCTGGAAGCCTCAGTTCCTCACCTGTGGTTATGACGGGCAGGTCTGCCTGTGGGACTCAAGTTCCCATCAGCTCATCTGGACCAAGAGTATGGAA GATGCTGCCCAATCAGCAGGCTTCCACCCGTCCGGAGCTGTGGTTGCCATAGGAACCCAGACTGGCAG GTGGCTCGTACTGGACACGGACTCTAAGGATCTTGTCACAATGCACACGGATGGGAATGAACAGCTGTCTGTTATGTGTTACGGGCCAG atgGTAACTTCCTGGCCATCGGTTCCCACGACAACTACATCTATATCTATGCTGTGGCGGAAAATGGGAGGAAGTACAGCCGAGTGGGGAAGTGCTCG GGTCATTCAAGTTTCATCACCCATCTGGACTGGTCAGTGGACTCCCAGTACCTGGTATCAAATTCAGGGGACTATGAGATACTGTATT GGATCCCATCAGTGTGTAAGCAGGTGGTCAGTGTGGAGACCACCAGAGATATCGAGTGGGCCACCCACACCTGCACTCTGGGCTTCCAGGTCTTTG GCTTGTGGCCCGACGGCTCAGATGGCACGGACATCAACGCTGTCTGCAGGTCCAGTGATAAGAGCCTCCTGGTTACCGGAGACGACTTTGGGAAGGTCCACCTATTCTCATACCCCTGTTCACAGTTCAGG GCTCACAGCCATGTTTACGGCGGCCACAGCAGTCACGTGACCAACGTGACCTTCCTGTATGACGACGGCTACGTGGTGTCAACTGGAGGGAAGGACATGAGCGTGATGCAGTGGAGGATAGTCTGA
- the eml1 gene encoding echinoderm microtubule-associated protein-like 1 isoform X5 has product MEDGFSSYSSLYDTSSLLQFCNDDSASASSSMEVTDRIASLEQRVQMQEDEIHLLKAALADVVRRLNLSEEQQAIGSRRGPTKGPALMRKSPSADSNVGKPARPMIATLPLRPTVNNGTILPKKGSRTLPSPSGSGSRKDSSTTASKSTVRRANSNEHVGTLTRRDSGDAKGNRTRAGSTGSNSSGKRSDSKQREPVFNAGMRRVTHCKEEGYVKMYLKGRPITMYMPKDQVDSYCLEARADLPSNKLKLDWVYGYRGRDCRSNLYLLPTGETVYFIASVVVLFNVDEQLQRHYTGHTDDIKCLAVHPDKITIATGQVAGTSSDGKQLAPHVRVWDSVSLNTLHVLGTGFFDRALVCLAFSKSNGGNTLCVVDDSNDHVLSVWDWQREDRLAEVKCSNESVFAADFHPTDSNIVVTCGKSHLYFWNLEKGVLVKKQGLFEKQEKPKFVLCVTFAENGDAITGDSSGNILVWGKGTNRISHVIQGAHEGSIFALCMLRNGTLVSGGKDRRLVSWDSSYQQIQTVEVPELFGPIRTIAEGRGETVLIGTTKHFVLQGSLDGEFMPITQGHTDELWGLAVHPWKPQFLTCGYDGQVCLWDSSSHQLIWTKSMEDAAQSAGFHPSGAVVAIGTQTGRWLVLDTDSKDLVTMHTDGNEQLSVMCYGPDGNFLAIGSHDNYIYIYAVAENGRKYSRVGKCSGHSSFITHLDWSVDSQYLVSNSGDYEILYWIPSVCKQVVSVETTRDIEWATHTCTLGFQVFGLWPDGSDGTDINAVCRSSDKSLLVTGDDFGKVHLFSYPCSQFRAHSHVYGGHSSHVTNVTFLYDDGYVVSTGGKDMSVMQWRIV; this is encoded by the exons ATGACAGTGCGTCAGCATCCAGCAGTATGGAGGTCACCGACCGCATCGCCTCCCTGGAGCAGAGGGTCCAGATGCAGGAGGACGAGATTCACCTGCTTAAGGCTGCTCTGGCCGACGTTGTGCGCAGGCTCAACCTGTCCGAGGAGCAGCAGGCCATAGGCTCACGCAGAGGACCCACCAAAG GCCCTGCTTTGATGAGAAAGTCTCCGTCAGCAGACAGCAATGTTGGGAAGCCAG CCAGGCCAATGATTGCCACTCTGCCGTTACGACCAACAGTCAACAACGGGACCATCCTACCAAAGAAAGGCAGCCGCACTCTGCCCTCCCCATCTGGATCTGGATCCAGAAAGGACTCCAGCACAACAGCCAGCAAGAG CACTGTGAGGAGAGCCAACTCAAACGAACATGTGGGAACTCTTACGCGGAGAGATTCAGGCGACGCCAAGGGCAACCGAACTCGCGCCGGATCCACCGGCAGCAATTCCAGCGGCAAACGAAGTGACAG CAAACAGAGGGAGCCAGTGTTCAATGCAG GGATGCGACGTGTGACCCACTGCAAAG AGGAAGGTTATGTGAAAATGTACTTGAAGGGTCGTCCCATCACCATGTACATGCCCAAAGACCAGGTGGATAGCTACTGCCTGGAGGCCAGAGCCGACCTGCCCAGCAACAAACTCAAACTGGACTGGGT TTATGGTTACCGCGGTCGAGACTGTCGCTCCAACCTTTACTTGTTGCCCACTGGAGAAACGGTGTACTTCATCGCCTCAGTGGTCGTCCTGTTCAACGTGGACGAGCAGCTGCAGAGACACTACACCGGACACACGGATGACATCAAATG CCTGGCCGTCCACCCCGATAAAATCACCATAGCAACCGGTCAGGTGGCGGGTACCTCTTCGGATGGAAAA CAGCTGGCTCCTCATGTCCGTGTGTGGGACTCTGTCAGCCTCAACACACTCCATGTTCTAGGTACAGGCTTCTTCGACCGAGCCTTGGTCTGCCTGGCCTTCTCCAAGTCG AATGGAGGAAATACATTGTGTGTCGTAGACGACTCCAATGACCACGTCCTCTCCGTCTGGGACTGGCAGAGAGAGGACAGACTGGCTGAGGTCAag TGCTCCAACGAGTCAGTGTTTGCTGCAGACTTCCACCCGACAGACAGCAATATCGTAGTGACCTGCGGCAAGTCCCATCTCTATTTCTGGAACCTGGAGAAAGGTGTACTGGTCAAGAAGCAAGGACTGTTTGAG AAACAAGAGAAGCCcaagtttgtgttgtgtgtgaccTTTGCAGAAAATGGAGACGCCATCACAGGAGACTCAAGTGGGAACATCCTGGTGTGGGGAAAAG GCACTAATCGTATCAGCCACGTCATCCAAGGAGCTCACGAGGGCAGCATCTTTGCTCTGTGCATGCTGAGGAACGGCACGCTGGTGTCTGGAGGGAAAGACCGCAGGCTCGTCTCCTGGGACAGCAGCTATCAGCAGATACAAACAGTGGAG GTGCCTGAGTTGTTTGGTCCCATCCGGACCATAGCAGAGGGCAGAGGGGAGACTGTGCTCATCGGTACCACCAAGCACTTTGTTTTGCAAGGCAGTTTGGATGGAGAATTCATGCCTATTACGCAG GGTCACACTGACGAGTTGTGGGGTCTGGCTGTCCACCCCTGGAAGCCTCAGTTCCTCACCTGTGGTTATGACGGGCAGGTCTGCCTGTGGGACTCAAGTTCCCATCAGCTCATCTGGACCAAGAGTATGGAA GATGCTGCCCAATCAGCAGGCTTCCACCCGTCCGGAGCTGTGGTTGCCATAGGAACCCAGACTGGCAG GTGGCTCGTACTGGACACGGACTCTAAGGATCTTGTCACAATGCACACGGATGGGAATGAACAGCTGTCTGTTATGTGTTACGGGCCAG atgGTAACTTCCTGGCCATCGGTTCCCACGACAACTACATCTATATCTATGCTGTGGCGGAAAATGGGAGGAAGTACAGCCGAGTGGGGAAGTGCTCG GGTCATTCAAGTTTCATCACCCATCTGGACTGGTCAGTGGACTCCCAGTACCTGGTATCAAATTCAGGGGACTATGAGATACTGTATT GGATCCCATCAGTGTGTAAGCAGGTGGTCAGTGTGGAGACCACCAGAGATATCGAGTGGGCCACCCACACCTGCACTCTGGGCTTCCAGGTCTTTG GCTTGTGGCCCGACGGCTCAGATGGCACGGACATCAACGCTGTCTGCAGGTCCAGTGATAAGAGCCTCCTGGTTACCGGAGACGACTTTGGGAAGGTCCACCTATTCTCATACCCCTGTTCACAGTTCAGG GCTCACAGCCATGTTTACGGCGGCCACAGCAGTCACGTGACCAACGTGACCTTCCTGTATGACGACGGCTACGTGGTGTCAACTGGAGGGAAGGACATGAGCGTGATGCAGTGGAGGATAGTCTGA
- the eml1 gene encoding echinoderm microtubule-associated protein-like 1 isoform X6, whose product MEDGFSSYSSLYDTSSLLQFCNDDSASASSSMEVTDRIASLEQRVQMQEDEIHLLKAALADVVRRLNLSEEQQAIGSRRGPTKARPMIATLPLRPTVNNGTILPKKGSRTLPSPSGSGSRKDSSTTASKSLSYLPLSTRILYLPLSTVRRANSNEHVGTLTRRDSGDAKGNRTRAGSTGSNSSGKRSDSKQREPVFNAGMRRVTHCKEEGYVKMYLKGRPITMYMPKDQVDSYCLEARADLPSNKLKLDWVYGYRGRDCRSNLYLLPTGETVYFIASVVVLFNVDEQLQRHYTGHTDDIKCLAVHPDKITIATGQVAGTSSDGKQLAPHVRVWDSVSLNTLHVLGTGFFDRALVCLAFSKSNGGNTLCVVDDSNDHVLSVWDWQREDRLAEVKCSNESVFAADFHPTDSNIVVTCGKSHLYFWNLEKGVLVKKQGLFEKQEKPKFVLCVTFAENGDAITGDSSGNILVWGKGTNRISHVIQGAHEGSIFALCMLRNGTLVSGGKDRRLVSWDSSYQQIQTVEVPELFGPIRTIAEGRGETVLIGTTKHFVLQGSLDGEFMPITQGHTDELWGLAVHPWKPQFLTCGYDGQVCLWDSSSHQLIWTKSMEDAAQSAGFHPSGAVVAIGTQTGRWLVLDTDSKDLVTMHTDGNEQLSVMCYGPDGNFLAIGSHDNYIYIYAVAENGRKYSRVGKCSGHSSFITHLDWSVDSQYLVSNSGDYEILYWIPSVCKQVVSVETTRDIEWATHTCTLGFQVFGLWPDGSDGTDINAVCRSSDKSLLVTGDDFGKVHLFSYPCSQFRAHSHVYGGHSSHVTNVTFLYDDGYVVSTGGKDMSVMQWRIV is encoded by the exons ATGACAGTGCGTCAGCATCCAGCAGTATGGAGGTCACCGACCGCATCGCCTCCCTGGAGCAGAGGGTCCAGATGCAGGAGGACGAGATTCACCTGCTTAAGGCTGCTCTGGCCGACGTTGTGCGCAGGCTCAACCTGTCCGAGGAGCAGCAGGCCATAGGCTCACGCAGAGGACCCACCAAAG CCAGGCCAATGATTGCCACTCTGCCGTTACGACCAACAGTCAACAACGGGACCATCCTACCAAAGAAAGGCAGCCGCACTCTGCCCTCCCCATCTGGATCTGGATCCAGAAAGGACTCCAGCACAACAGCCAGCAAGAG TTTGTCCTATCTGCCTCTCTCTACCAGAATCCTCTACCTGCCTCTTAG CACTGTGAGGAGAGCCAACTCAAACGAACATGTGGGAACTCTTACGCGGAGAGATTCAGGCGACGCCAAGGGCAACCGAACTCGCGCCGGATCCACCGGCAGCAATTCCAGCGGCAAACGAAGTGACAG CAAACAGAGGGAGCCAGTGTTCAATGCAG GGATGCGACGTGTGACCCACTGCAAAG AGGAAGGTTATGTGAAAATGTACTTGAAGGGTCGTCCCATCACCATGTACATGCCCAAAGACCAGGTGGATAGCTACTGCCTGGAGGCCAGAGCCGACCTGCCCAGCAACAAACTCAAACTGGACTGGGT TTATGGTTACCGCGGTCGAGACTGTCGCTCCAACCTTTACTTGTTGCCCACTGGAGAAACGGTGTACTTCATCGCCTCAGTGGTCGTCCTGTTCAACGTGGACGAGCAGCTGCAGAGACACTACACCGGACACACGGATGACATCAAATG CCTGGCCGTCCACCCCGATAAAATCACCATAGCAACCGGTCAGGTGGCGGGTACCTCTTCGGATGGAAAA CAGCTGGCTCCTCATGTCCGTGTGTGGGACTCTGTCAGCCTCAACACACTCCATGTTCTAGGTACAGGCTTCTTCGACCGAGCCTTGGTCTGCCTGGCCTTCTCCAAGTCG AATGGAGGAAATACATTGTGTGTCGTAGACGACTCCAATGACCACGTCCTCTCCGTCTGGGACTGGCAGAGAGAGGACAGACTGGCTGAGGTCAag TGCTCCAACGAGTCAGTGTTTGCTGCAGACTTCCACCCGACAGACAGCAATATCGTAGTGACCTGCGGCAAGTCCCATCTCTATTTCTGGAACCTGGAGAAAGGTGTACTGGTCAAGAAGCAAGGACTGTTTGAG AAACAAGAGAAGCCcaagtttgtgttgtgtgtgaccTTTGCAGAAAATGGAGACGCCATCACAGGAGACTCAAGTGGGAACATCCTGGTGTGGGGAAAAG GCACTAATCGTATCAGCCACGTCATCCAAGGAGCTCACGAGGGCAGCATCTTTGCTCTGTGCATGCTGAGGAACGGCACGCTGGTGTCTGGAGGGAAAGACCGCAGGCTCGTCTCCTGGGACAGCAGCTATCAGCAGATACAAACAGTGGAG GTGCCTGAGTTGTTTGGTCCCATCCGGACCATAGCAGAGGGCAGAGGGGAGACTGTGCTCATCGGTACCACCAAGCACTTTGTTTTGCAAGGCAGTTTGGATGGAGAATTCATGCCTATTACGCAG GGTCACACTGACGAGTTGTGGGGTCTGGCTGTCCACCCCTGGAAGCCTCAGTTCCTCACCTGTGGTTATGACGGGCAGGTCTGCCTGTGGGACTCAAGTTCCCATCAGCTCATCTGGACCAAGAGTATGGAA GATGCTGCCCAATCAGCAGGCTTCCACCCGTCCGGAGCTGTGGTTGCCATAGGAACCCAGACTGGCAG GTGGCTCGTACTGGACACGGACTCTAAGGATCTTGTCACAATGCACACGGATGGGAATGAACAGCTGTCTGTTATGTGTTACGGGCCAG atgGTAACTTCCTGGCCATCGGTTCCCACGACAACTACATCTATATCTATGCTGTGGCGGAAAATGGGAGGAAGTACAGCCGAGTGGGGAAGTGCTCG GGTCATTCAAGTTTCATCACCCATCTGGACTGGTCAGTGGACTCCCAGTACCTGGTATCAAATTCAGGGGACTATGAGATACTGTATT GGATCCCATCAGTGTGTAAGCAGGTGGTCAGTGTGGAGACCACCAGAGATATCGAGTGGGCCACCCACACCTGCACTCTGGGCTTCCAGGTCTTTG GCTTGTGGCCCGACGGCTCAGATGGCACGGACATCAACGCTGTCTGCAGGTCCAGTGATAAGAGCCTCCTGGTTACCGGAGACGACTTTGGGAAGGTCCACCTATTCTCATACCCCTGTTCACAGTTCAGG GCTCACAGCCATGTTTACGGCGGCCACAGCAGTCACGTGACCAACGTGACCTTCCTGTATGACGACGGCTACGTGGTGTCAACTGGAGGGAAGGACATGAGCGTGATGCAGTGGAGGATAGTCTGA